The DNA window GAAGGCGAGAACCTGATACATGCCGCAGCGGGGGCAGATCTAGCCGTTACCAGTTTTCGTCCCTCGGTTATCTTTGGCCACGGAGACAGTTTTCTCAGCCGTTTTGCCTTATTGTTACGTTTTTTACCCGTGGTGCCACTCGCATGTAGCGAAGCCCGCCTTGCGCCAGTGTATGTCGACGACGTGGTGGCGGCCCTAATTGGAGCATTAAAAGACCCCTCAAGTCATGGTCAGCGTTATGACCTTTGTGGACCAAGGGTTTATACTCTGCGACAAATCGTTGATTACCTTTCCAATCTGCTGCAACTGCGACGTTTCATCATTTCACTTAGCCCGGAACTCTCGCAACGGCAAGCCAGGATTATGAATCGGATACCAGGTAAACCCTTTTCGATGGACAATTATTTGTCCTTGCAGACCGATTCGATTTGTCCAACAGACCACAGGTTACCTTTTATGATCACTCCTACGCCAATGGAAGCAGTCGCACCTTTCTATATCGGCAACCATGCCCATCGAACGCGATACTATCAATTACGCACCATTGCTGGTCGGGATAGCTCAACTTAAAAAATTTATCGATCTTCATCAAAAAATAACCCTGATAGGCGATGATGCCTGTCCGGGTTGATCCGAACAGCAGGACAACCACGCGGATTGCAAATTAAAACAAGGAGAATGCGGCACCCATGATCATTCTGGTGGGGAACCTTAAAGGTGGAACGGGAAAAAGCACTATTGCCTTCAACCTAGCAGTATGG is part of the Gammaproteobacteria bacterium genome and encodes:
- a CDS encoding NADH dehydrogenase translates to MKIETICVLGGTGFLGRHLTISLTKQGYQVRILSRHPHRHRDLLSREVDVMETDIHDERQLRERFAGMSAVINLVGILNESGFDGSGFRRIHVELPGTVAAACKAAGVGHLLHMSALKAGESTALSHYLRTKGEGENLIHAAAGADLAVTSFRPSVIFGHGDSFLSRFALLLRFLPVVPLACSEARLAPVYVDDVVAALIGALKDPSSHGQRYDLCGPRVYTLRQIVDYLSNLLQLRRFIISLSPELSQRQARIMNRIPGKPFSMDNYLSLQTDSICPTDHRLPFMITPTPMEAVAPFYIGNHAHRTRYYQLRTIAGRDSST